Below is a window of Thermotoga sp. DNA.
TTGGAAGATGATCTTCTGAGGATCTTCGGTGGAGAACAGATAGGAAAGGTGATGAAAATACTGAAGATAGAAGAAGGCCAACCTATACAGCATCCCATGCTTTCGAAGCTCATAGAGAGCATTCAAAAGAAGGTGGAAGGAATAAACTTCTCCATAAGAAAATCTCTCATGGAGATGGATGAGGTTCTGGACAAACAAAGAAGCGCCATATATTCTCTTCGTGATCAGATACTTCTGGAAGCAGACTACGATGAGTATCTAAAACAGATCTTTGAAGATGTCGTTAGCACAAGAGTGGAAGAGTTCTGCTCCGGTAAAAACTGGGACTTGGAAGGTTTGAAAAACTCTCTTTCGTTTCTTCCCAGAAATCTCTTCGAATTCGATGGAAAACACTTTGAATCGTCCGAGGAGCTCTACGAGCACCTTTTCGGCAGGATGTGGGAAGAGTATCAGAAAAAGAAACAGGAGATAGGAGAAGAATACAGCAAAGTAATCAGGTTTTTGATGCTTCGAATTATCGACGAGCACTGGAGAAGATACTTGGAGGAAGTGGAGCACGTTAGGGAAGCAGTTCAGTTGAGGGCATATGGGCAGAAAGATCCGATCGTCGAATTCAAAAAAGAAACGTATTTCATGTTCGACGAGATGATGAGAAGGATCAACGACACGATAGCCAATTATGTCCTGAGAGTGGTCAAGGTGACGGAAAAGGACGAAAAAGAAGCGAAGGAAGAGCTTGGTAAAATCAGGCTTGTGCATGAAGAATTCAACCTTGTGAACAGAGCAATGAGGAGAGCCCTTGAGAAAAAGAAGAAAAAAGGAGGATCGCACGGTCTTGGTAAAATAAGAGTGAAGAGGTGATGAGGATGATCAGCTTCGAGACGAAGACGAAGATAGAAGAACTCGAAAAGAAGTTCAAAGATGTGCTTTCAATAGTCAATGAAGAGGAAGTCAACAAAGAGTTAAAGGAGATCGAGAGAAAGCTCTCCGATCCTTCCGTTTGGGACGATCAAAAAAAGGCCCGTGAGTACACACAAAAGTTGAAAAGATTGAAAAACATCTCGGAAGATTTGAAGAAGGTGAGATCTCTCTTCGAAGATCTCGAAGTTGCCATAGAGCTCTCCGAGGAAGATATGGATATGGTGCAGCAGGCAGAAGAAATCGTTCGAGAGCTGGAGAAGACCGTGAAAAAGCTCGAGCTGGAGATCATTCTGAACGGAAAGTACGATCCCAGCAACGCCTATCTTTCCGTTCATCCAGGTGCGGGAGGAACTGAGTCCCAGGATTGGGCTCAAATGTTGCTTAGAATGTACATGAGGTGGGCAGAAAGAAAAGGCCTCGAAGTCGAGATCGTAGAGTATCAACCCGGTGAAGAAGCAGGTATAAAGAGTGCTACAGTTCTGATAAAAGGTGAGTACGCCTACGGATACCTGAAACACGAATCTGGTGTCCACCGTCTGGTGAGGATATCTCCTTTCGATGCGGCAAGAAGGAGACACACATCTTTCGCGTCGGTGAATGTGATACCGGAGATAGAAGACGATGTCGATATCGAAATAAGGCCGGAGGATCTGAAGATAGAGACTTTCAGAGCGTCGGGGCATGGCGGCCAGCACGTGAACAAGACAGAATCCGCTGTGAGGATCACACACATTCCAACGGGAATCGTCGTTTCCTGTCAAAACGAGAGGTCACAACATCAGAACAAGCAAACCGCCTTGAAGATTTTGAAGGCAAGACTGTACCAGCTGGAGTTGGAGAAGAAAAGAAAAGAAATACAGGAAATTCAAGGGGAATTGAAGGACATATCATGGGGGAACCAGATCAGATCTTACGTCTTTCATCCATATACGATGGTCAAAGACCATAGAACAGGTGTGGAGACTTCAAATGTTGGTGCAGTGATGGACGGTGACATTGACATGTTCATAGAAGCGGAGCTCGTCTACTTCGCACGTCATTCATCCTAAGCCGTATTTCTTTATCTTGTAGGAAAGGGTTTTGTAATTCATGTTCAAGATCTCACACGCTTTCTTCCGATTGCCCTCGCTTTCTTCGAGGGCTTTTTCTATCATCCTCCTTTCCACGAACTCAACAACCGTTTCAACGAATTTTTTCAGATCGATACCTTTTGTTCCTTTGAGGTTTCTCACAACACCCTTAACTTGTTCTGCGGAATCTTTCAGTGTGAGAATCTCGTATGTTTTCTCCAGGAACTCCTGGGTGTTCCCCGGCCAGTGGTAGCTTGTAAGCAGTTTGATCAGTCCATCGTCGATCTTGAAGGTCTTTCCCTGAAGCTGGAGAGATCTAAGAACCCCATCCAGCATGTAGGGGATGTCCATTTTTCTCTCCCTCAAAGGCGGAATAGTGATGAAGGGAATGTTGATCTTTGGGGAAGAGTCCATTCCTAAAATCACTTTCTCACCAGAAAACCTTGGAGGATGGAAATCTGGTGGAGCGTTGTCTATGAATATCGTATGGGAACCCGTGTTTATGGGGAGATCCTCATGGTAGATGAGAGAAAGGTAGTTTCCCCCTGTTACGAAATCAACGTACGCGTGTCTGTGAATCCCTCTCTCGGAGACAAGAGCAAAGACAGAGTAGGAATTGTAGAACTTCTGTATCTGAAAAAGAGTCTCCTTTATCTTCGCACCCTGAAGCTCTGGGGTGTACAAGAGAAGATTGTACTTCGCCCTCAAAGATTCGTACTCTTTCTTATTCACAACATACTTCAACGCCAGCTCCAGTTCTTTCAATGTTTGAACGAATACTGTGTCGTCCATTTCAAAGATCTTCTCACCAAAGATCACATCCCACTTTTCGGCCAGAACCTTGTCCCTGTAATCCTCACCTTCGTAGAGATCCCAGTCCACGTCGTGTGATATCCTCGCTATCATATCTTTGAAAGCATCGACGATGTCTTTTCTCACAAGTACCCTCAGCACCCTATCATCCCCAC
It encodes the following:
- the prfB gene encoding peptide chain release factor 2, with protein sequence MISFETKTKIEELEKKFKDVLSIVNEEEVNKELKEIERKLSDPSVWDDQKKAREYTQKLKRLKNISEDLKKVRSLFEDLEVAIELSEEDMDMVQQAEEIVRELEKTVKKLELEIILNGKYDPSNAYLSVHPGAGGTESQDWAQMLLRMYMRWAERKGLEVEIVEYQPGEEAGIKSATVLIKGEYAYGYLKHESGVHRLVRISPFDAARRRHTSFASVNVIPEIEDDVDIEIRPEDLKIETFRASGHGGQHVNKTESAVRITHIPTGIVVSCQNERSQHQNKQTALKILKARLYQLELEKKRKEIQEIQGELKDISWGNQIRSYVFHPYTMVKDHRTGVETSNVGAVMDGDIDMFIEAELVYFARHSS
- a CDS encoding helix-turn-helix domain-containing protein, coding for MLRVLVRKDIVDAFKDMIARISHDVDWDLYEGEDYRDKVLAEKWDVIFGEKIFEMDDTVFVQTLKELELALKYVVNKKEYESLRAKYNLLLYTPELQGAKIKETLFQIQKFYNSYSVFALVSERGIHRHAYVDFVTGGNYLSLIYHEDLPINTGSHTIFIDNAPPDFHPPRFSGEKVILGMDSSPKINIPFITIPPLRERKMDIPYMLDGVLRSLQLQGKTFKIDDGLIKLLTSYHWPGNTQEFLEKTYEILTLKDSAEQVKGVVRNLKGTKGIDLKKFVETVVEFVERRMIEKALEESEGNRKKACEILNMNYKTLSYKIKKYGLG